One Aegilops tauschii subsp. strangulata cultivar AL8/78 chromosome 7, Aet v6.0, whole genome shotgun sequence genomic window carries:
- the LOC109758978 gene encoding probable serine/threonine-protein kinase At1g54610: protein MGCAQAKPSQGSPARSHDRGIDHLMRCNGYTPAAARRLTDPLPTTAAVAVARDQADAKDQGPAGTETTDASGTSNLTAATVSSPSLSMPPQAPAPRREDDREQLVDGWPTWLLENVPREALQGIVPRSADAFDKIEKVGQGTYSNVYKARERGADGRLVALKKVRLDTMEPESVKFMAREMRILRRLDHPNIIRLDGIATSRMHRSIYLVFDFMYSDLARLIARPLTLPQIKCYMQQLLMGLQHCHERNILHRDIKGSNLLIDRAGVLKIGDLGLANYFGPGRRRPLTSRVVTLWYRAPELLLGATDYGVGIDLWSAGCLLAEMFSGKPLMPGRTEVEQLFKIFSLCGSPPDEYWRRMKLPATIRPPKTYKSTMAEKFAGMPPSAFPLLTTLLALDPAARGTAAQALQSDFFSTPPLACDVSDLPVVYKEEAADPTTPHDGRKSKPRQRSQKRRNSGKQRADREQHADEPKLSNGESPDPNKEEENRAGPAKSGPLCLTIKMGLPLEEQVLAESAIVKASTSTTSQRFSVSPMRSFLPADEPQLRRANTYHATGDEHTGGAIAHHGVAIRSAT from the exons ATGGGCTGCGCGCAAGCCAAGCCGTCCCAGGGCTCCCCCGCCCGCAGCCACGACCGTGGCATCGACCACCTCATGCGCTGCAACGGCTACACCCCCGCGGCCGCCCGCCGCCTCACCGACCCCCTCcccaccaccgccgccgtcgcGGTCGCGAGGGACCAGGCCGACGCCAAGGACCAGGGTCCGGCGGGGACGGAGACCACGGATGCCTCGGGGACGTCGAACCTGACGGCGGCCACGGTCTCCTCGCCGTCGCTGTCGATGCCgccgcaggcgccggcgccgCGGCGGGAGGACGaccgcgagcagctggtggacgGGTGGCCGACGTGGCTGCTGGAGAACGTGCCGCGCGAGGCGCTGCAGGGGATCGTGCCCCGGAGCGCCGACGCGTTCGACAAGATCGAGAAGGTCGGGCAGGGCACGTACAGCAACGTGTACAAGGCCCGCGAGCGCGGCGCCGACGGCCGGCTCGTCGCGCTGAAGAAGGTCCGGCTCGACACGATGGAGCCGGAGAGCGTCAAGTTCATGGCCCGCGAGATGCGCATCCTCCGCCGGCTCGACCACCCCAACATCATCCGCCTCGACGGCATCGCCACCTCCCGCATGCACCGCAGCATCTACCTCGTCTTCGACTTCATGTACTCCGACCTCGCCCGACTCATCGCCCGCCCCCTCACCCTGCCACAG ATCAAGTGCTACATGCAGCAGCTGCTGATGGGGCTGCAGCACTGCCACGAACGCAACATCCTGCACCGGGACATCAAGGGCTCGAACCTGCTGATCGACCGCGCCGGCGTGCTCAAGATCGGCGACTTGGGCCTGGCTAACTACTTCGGGCCCGGCCGGCGCCGCCCGCTCACCAGCCGCGTGGTCACCCTCTGGTACCGCGCGCCCGAGCTCCTCCTGGGCGCCACCGACTACGGCGTGGGCATCGACCTCTGGAGCGCCGGCTGCCTCCTCGCCGAGATGTTCTCCGGCAAGCCGCTCATGCCCGGAAGGACGGAGGTGGAGCAGCTCTTCAAGATCTTCAGCCTCTGCGGGTCGCCGCCCGACGAGTACTGGCGGAGGATGAAGCTCCCGGCCACCATCCGCCCGCCCAAGACGTACAAGTCGACGATGGCGGAGAAGTTCGCCGGCATGCCGCCGTCGGCTTTCCCGCTCCTTACCACGCTCCTCGCcctcgaccccgccgcccgcggcaCCGCCGCCCAGGCTCTCCAGAGCGAC TTCTTCAGCACGCCGCCGTTGGCCTGCGACGTCTCCGACCTCCCCGTCGTGTACAAGGAGGAGGCTGCCGATCCGACCACCCCCCACGACGGAAGGAA GTCCAAGCCGAGGCAGCGTTCTCAGAAGCGAAGGAACAGCGGCAAGCAGAGAGCTGATCGGGAGCAGCACGCCGACGAACCAAAGCTCTCCAATGGCGAATCTCCAGATCCAAACAAAGAG GAGGAGAACAGGGCCGGGCCTGCAAAATCAGGGCCCCTGTGCCTAACTATAAAAATGGGCCTACCATTAGAAGAACAGGTCCTGGCCGAGAGCGCCATCGTCAAGGCCTCCACCAGCACGACCTCACAACGGTTTTCAGTGAGCCCAATGCGGTCGTTCCTACCTGCGGATGAGCCGCAGCTGCGGAGGGCCAACACCTACCACGCCACAGGCGACGAGCACACGGGCGGCGCCATCGCGCACCACGGCGTGGCGATCAGATCGGCGACGTGA